A DNA window from Hydra vulgaris chromosome 13, alternate assembly HydraT2T_AEP contains the following coding sequences:
- the LOC136089980 gene encoding zinc finger MYM-type protein 1-like, with protein MDCTPDVSHKEQLSILLRCVKINQEEVQIEEFFCGFFHITDSTGSGLVETFLNLLAEYNLDLMNCRGQWYDNGANMRGQYKGVQALIKEKNPRALYVPCANHTFNLMVCDAAKSVSIAINFFGTVQRIFTFFAASTVRWDIPQSVCKMTVKSLSDTRWESRINSIKVVKDNLVQIIEASYKVADSSSIGLAVSEANGLANEISSYQFILSLTIWHDLLFEINKVSKVMQNPSADISIMIKLVETTKIFLESFRSDESFEAIIKKSEEIAIKLGTEPVFPQVRLSRKRRFFEYEGTDTPLNGKSKYKVDFFNAIIDVALVSLYERFKMLDSYNKILGFLTRTEKMRSLDANELLNDCKNLEISLRNPSTEESDVNHEELYSEINTFLRMEASAESKDALEILKYITANSLIEIFPNLFIALRILLTSPISVASVERSFSKLKLIKNYLRSTMGQDRLSALALISIENKISRSLDCSDLIEEFASLKVRKVKF; from the coding sequence ATGGATTGCACTCCTGATGTAAGTCATAAGGAACAGCTTTCAATTCTTTTGAGATGCGTTAAAATTAATCAGGAAGAAGTACaaattgaagaatttttttgtggtttttttcACATAACTGATAGCACTGGTTCAGGTTtagttgaaacttttttaaatttattagctgAGTATAATTTGGATCTAATGAATTGTCGCGGGCAATGGTATGATAATGGTGCTAACATGCGAGGGCAATACAAAGGGGTTCAAGCtttaatcaaagaaaaaaatcccAGAGCTCTTTACGTTCCATGTGCTAACCACACATTTAATCTAATGGTATGTGATGCTGCGAAATCAGTATCAAttgcaattaacttttttggtACTGTTCAAcgaatttttacattttttgctgCATCAACCGTTCGATGGGACATACCGCAAAGTGTTTGTAAAATGACTGTTAAATCATTATCAGATACGCGTTGGGAAAGCCgcataaatagtataaaagttgtaaaagatAATTTGGTTCAAATTATAGAAGCTTCATACAAAGTTGCAGATTCAAGTTCAATTGGACTTGCTGTTTCTGAAGCTAACGGTCTTGCAAATGAGATATCCTCATATCAGTTTATACTTTCACTTACAATTTGGCATgatttattgtttgaaattaacAAAGTAAGTAAAGTTATGCAGAATCCCTCGGCAGATATTTCTATTATGATAAAATTGGTGGAAACtacgaaaatttttttagaatcattCAGAAGTGATGAATCATTTGAAgcgattattaaaaaatctgaaGAAATAGCTATAAAATTAGGTACTGAGCCAGTATTCCCTCAAGTGCGGCTTAGCCGAAAGCGACGTTTTTTTGAATATGAAGGAACTGATACACCTCTAAATGGAAAGTCTAAATAtaaagtagatttttttaatgcaataattGATGTTGCATTAGTAAGCTTATATGAAAGATTCAAAATGCTTGATTCatacaacaaaatattaggttttttaACCCGTACCGAAAAAATGCGAAGTTTAGATGCAAATGAATTGTTGAATGattgtaaaaatttagaaatatcaCTGAGAAATCCTAGTACAGAAGAATCGGACGTGAACCATGAAGAGTTATACTCggaaataaatacatttttaagaatGGAAGCTTCGGCGGAATCGAAAGATGCACTGGAAATTTTGAAGTATATTACGGCAAATTCTTTAATCGAAATTTTTCCAAACTTATTTATTGCCCTACGAATTTTACTAACTTCCCCTATTTCAGTGGCAAGCGTAGAGAGGtcattttccaaattaaaactcataaaaaactatttacgtTCCACTATGGGTCAAGACCGCTTATCTGCATTAGCTTTAATTtccattgaaaataaaataagtcgGTCCTTGGACTGTTCTGATTTAATTGAGGAGTTTGCGTCTTTAAAAGTCAGAAAGGTTAAGTTTTAA